The following nucleotide sequence is from bacterium.
AGCTGCGCGACGTCGCGCTCGAGCAGCCCGAGCGTGCGCCAGGTGTCGAGCGAGATCTGATCGCGCACGACGGCGCCGAGCCGCTGCGCCGCCGCGACCGCGGCGCGCACCGAGCGTCCGCGCGGCGGCTCGAACGCCGCCGCGACCAGCGCGCGCTCGCTGAGGCGCGGGCCGTCGGTGCTCGCCTCGTAGGCGTAGCTCGGCGCGAGACGTGCCTGGTCGGCGTAGGCGTCGACCAGCGACATCACCTCCGCGCCGGCGCTGGATTCGTCGCCGAGCCGCGACAGGATGGCGCGCAGCAGGCGCGCCTGGCCCTCGGCGCGCTCGGTGTAGCGGCCGAGCCAGAAGAGGTCGTCGGCGACGCGGCTCGACAGCTCGCTGCCGCCGCGGGTGAGCTCGATGGGCGCGCCCGCGGGCCGGAGCAGGGTCACGGGCGGGACCGGGCCGTGCGAGCGGACCCAGGTGTCCTTGCTGCCGCCGCCCCGCTGCATCGAGACGACGAGCGAGCCGGCCTGGGGCGCGACCCGCGTCAGCCCGCCCGCCATCGCTTCGTAGCGGCCGTCGTTGGCGACGAGGAAGGTCCGCAGGACGATCGGCCGCGGCTCGACGCCGCCGCCGGTCCACACCGGCGCGGTCGAGAGCGCCATCTCCTCCTGGCCGACCCAGGCGTACGGTCGCGCGCGGATGCGCACGCGCAGCGCCTCGCGACCGACCGCGGTGAGCGCCGCGCCGAACACGGCTTCCTGCCCGCCGCCGGGGAACGCCGGCTTCACGACCAGACGCTCGAGGTTGGCTTCGACGTATGCGAGCCCGTCCGGCGTGCCGCACCACCACGTCGGCACGGAGGCGAGCGTCAGGTCTTCCCCGAGCAGGCGCCGGCAGAGCTGCGGCAGGAACGCCATCAGCGCCGGCGTTTCGACGACGCCGCTGCCGAGCGCGTTCGCCACGGTCACGGTGCCGGCGCGCACGGCCTCGACGAGGCCCGGGACGCCCAGCGACGAGTCGGCGCGCAGGCTGAGCGGATCGCAGAAGTCGTCGTCGAGGCGGCGCAGGATCACGTCGACGGGCTGGAGGCCGCCGAGCGTCTTCAGGAAGACGGCGCGATCGCGCACGGTGAGGTCGCTGCCCTCGACCAGCGCGAAGCCGAGATAGCGCGCGAGATACGCGTGCTCGAAGTAGGTCTCGTTGTACGGCCCCGGCGTCAGCAGCACGATGCGCGGGTTCTCGCGGTGGCGCGGGGCGAGGCCGCGCAGCGTGTCGCGCAGCGTGCGGAAGAAGCTCGCGAGGCGGAGCACGCGGCAGTCGCGGAACGGCTCGGGCAGCGTCTGGCGCAGCACGAGCCGGTTCTCGAGCGCATAGCCGGCGCCGGACGGCGCCTGCGTGCGGTCGGCGAGCGCACGCCAGCTGCCGTCGGGCGCGCGCGCGATGTCGGCCGCGTGCAGCGTGAGCCACGTGCCCTGCGGAACCTCGAGGCCATGGCACGGGCGCAGATAGCCCGCGTGGGCGAACGCCAGCTCGGGCGGGTAGACCCCCTCGCGCAGGAGGCGCTGGCGGCCGTAGAGGTCGGCGACGATCAGGTTGAGCAGCAGCGCGCGCTGTGCCAGCGACGCCTCGAGCGTGCGCCAGGCGTCGCCGTCGAGGACGAGCGGCAGCGGGTCGAGCTCCCACGGGCGCTCGACGCCGCGCGGGTCGCCGTAGACGTTGTAGGTGACGCCGTTCTCGTGCAGGAGGCGCCGCGCCTCGTCCCAGCGCCGCGCGAGCGCGTTCGGCCCGAGCCCCTCGATCGCGCGCACGAACGTCGTCCAGTGCTCGCGCGGCTGGTCCGCGCCCGCGAGCATCTCGTCGTACGCGCGCTCGGGCGGCGCGTAGCGCAGGCGCAGCGCGGGTTCGGCGGCGGGGCGGGCGGTGTCGCGGCTCAACGTCGAAGGTCCAGCGTCAGGGGGAAGTCGGGATGCGGTCGCTCGGGCGTCACCACCATGGTGCCCGGGGTGTGCCCGAATCGGAAGAAGCGGGCGATGCGGCGGGATTCGGCCTCGTAGGCGTTGACCGGGCGCGTCTCGTGCGCCCGTCCGCCGGGATGGGCCACGTGGTAGACGCAGCCGCCGATCGAGCGGCCCGCCCAGATGTCGACGACGTCGAACACGAGCGGCGAGTGCACGCCGATCGTCGGGTGCAGGCACGACGGCGGCTGCCAGGCGCGATAGCGCACGCCGGCGACGAACTCGCCGGCGGTGCCCGTCGGGTGCAGCGGCAGCGGGCGGCCGTTGCAGGTGACGACGTGGCGCGTGTCGGTCATCGCACGCACCAGCACCTGGAGGCGCTCGACCGACGAGTCGACGTAGCGCACCGTGCCGCCCTCCTCGCCGAGGACGTGCCAGGGCTCGAGCGCGGTGCGCAGGTCGAGCTCGAGCCCGGCGTAGGCGACGCTGCCCACGTGCGGGAAGCGGAACTCGAGATGCGGGCGGAACCACTCGGGATCGAGGTCGAAGCCGGCGTCGCGGCACTCGGCCAGCACGTCGCGCAGATCCTGGGCGAGGAAGTGCGGCAGCAGGAAGCGGTCGTGCAGGATCGTGCCCCAGCGGACGAACGGCCGCCGGTACGGCGTCTCCCAGAAGCGTGCGATCAGCGCGCGCAGGAGGAGCTGTTGCACGAGGCTCATGCGCGCGTGCGGCGGCATCTCGAACGCGCGCAGCTCGAGGAGCCCGAGCCGCCCGCGCGCGCTCTCGGG
It contains:
- a CDS encoding circularly permuted type 2 ATP-grasp protein → MLAGADQPREHWTTFVRAIEGLGPNALARRWDEARRLLHENGVTYNVYGDPRGVERPWELDPLPLVLDGDAWRTLEASLAQRALLLNLIVADLYGRQRLLREGVYPPELAFAHAGYLRPCHGLEVPQGTWLTLHAADIARAPDGSWRALADRTQAPSGAGYALENRLVLRQTLPEPFRDCRVLRLASFFRTLRDTLRGLAPRHRENPRIVLLTPGPYNETYFEHAYLARYLGFALVEGSDLTVRDRAVFLKTLGGLQPVDVILRRLDDDFCDPLSLRADSSLGVPGLVEAVRAGTVTVANALGSGVVETPALMAFLPQLCRRLLGEDLTLASVPTWWCGTPDGLAYVEANLERLVVKPAFPGGGQEAVFGAALTAVGREALRVRIRARPYAWVGQEEMALSTAPVWTGGGVEPRPIVLRTFLVANDGRYEAMAGGLTRVAPQAGSLVVSMQRGGGSKDTWVRSHGPVPPVTLLRPAGAPIELTRGGSELSSRVADDLFWLGRYTERAEGQARLLRAILSRLGDESSAGAEVMSLVDAYADQARLAPSYAYEASTDGPRLSERALVAAAFEPPRGRSVRAAVAAAQRLGAVVRDQISLDTWRTLGLLERDVAQLASGGPFAPGVALAVLNRLVLGLASFSGLAMESMTRGQGWRFADMGRRLERALHTAGLLRTTLGRPRDTEGPLLDALLDVLDLGITYRRRYLGALELVPVLDLVLLDETSPRSVAFQLVALEKHVGRLPRDETRAMRSAEERLALTSTTRLRLADVGALAVVDPTGRRAHLTGLLAALDQDLTALSDAITRSYLSHAETSRPLGGGT